One segment of Panicum virgatum strain AP13 chromosome 1K, P.virgatum_v5, whole genome shotgun sequence DNA contains the following:
- the LOC120695798 gene encoding potassium channel KAT1-like isoform X1: MTQAHSKSCFQQFWDGVQDKRSSDSFTIELLPSLGATINHSNKLQKFIISPYDPRYRYWELFLTVLVIYSAWICPFELAFLRDLPSKLLLVENIVNGFFAIDIVLTFFVAYVDSKTHLLVDDRKKIAIRYLSTWFIFDVCSTAPFQPISLLFSHKGNDLAFKILNMLRLWRLHRVSSLFARLEKDIRVNYFWTRCSKLIAVTLFAVHCAGCFNYMIADRYPDPEETWIGAVMPTFRSESLWTRYVTALYWSITTLTTTGYGDLHAENPREMLFDICYMLFNLGLTAYLIGNMTNLVVHGTSRTQNFRDSIQAVSEFAARNQLPEKIKQQMLSHFCLQFKTEGLNQQAMLNELPKGIRSSIAYNLFFPVIKRAYLFHGVSNNFIAELVMEVQAEYFPPKEDIILQNEGAADIYVIVSGAVNLITTVNGNEQVYGKIKEGDMFGEVAALCDLPQPFTCRTTTLSQLLRISKIRLTEIIQEHREDINILMNNLFQMLKLQENLPELNQLDRRFMHKYELFHVPREACLLHQPFLQYTEHKCEDISNKVPTFGVDNGSTKLVAETIQLRKPQQENIHDQSNCNYGEADVMASKEEDHCEVHKSCETKKVTEEFCIQIKSEDSNAASSWQTSNETVKKRVTIHAYPHNATGYLVQNGKLINLPGSLEELLEIGSKKFPGFHPTKLVSRDYAEIDDISVIRDGDHLFLFQMYNQNSINLT; encoded by the exons ATGACTCAAGCTCATTCCAAGTCATGCTTCCAACAATTTTGGGATGGAGTTCAAGATAAGAGGAGCAGCGACAGCTTCACGATTGAGCTCCTGCCATCTCTTGGTGCAACAATAAATCACTCTAACAAGTTGCAGAAGTTCATCATATCTCCATATGATCCCCGCTATAG ATACTGGGAGTTGTTCCTTACAGTCCTAGTTATTTACTCCGCCTGGATTTGCCCATTTGAACTAGCATTCTTGAGGGACTTACCCTCTAAGCTTCTGCTAGTTGAGAACATTGTCAATGGCTTCTTTGCGATTGATATTGTTTTGACATTCTTTGTAGCTTATGTGGACAGCAAAACACATCTTCTTGTGGACGACCGAAAGAAAATTGCAATAAG GTACCTATCAACCTGGTTCATCTTTGATGTATGTTCCACAGCTCCATTCCAACCAATCAGCCTTCTGTTTTCACACAAGGGAAATGACCTGGCTTTTAAGATACTCAACATGTTGAGGTTGTGGCGTCTTCACCGAGTCAGCTCGCTGTTTGCCAG GCTGGAGAAGGATATAAGAGTCAACTATTTCTGGACTAGGTGTTCAAAACTTATTGCT GTTACTCTGTTTGCGGTGCATTGCGCGGGATGCTTCAACTATATGATTGCTGACAGATATCCTGATCCAGAAGAAACATGGATAGGTGCTGTTATGCCTACTTTCAGATCGGAGAGCTTATGGACTAGATATGTCACTGCCCTTTACTGGTCGATCACAACACTGACAACAACAGGTTATGGGGACCTACATGCTGAGAACCCAAGGGAGATGCTGTTTGATATCTGTTATATGCTGTTTAATCTGGGGCTGACAGCTTATCTTATTGGTAATATGACCAACCTGGTTGTTCATGGGACCAGCCGCACACAGAATTTT AGGGACTCAATCCAAGCAGTTTCAGAATTTGCGGCACGAAATCAGTTGCCTGAGAAGATAAAGCAGCAAATGCTATCTCATTTCTGCCTACAGTTCAAGACAGAGGGGCTCAACCAGCAAGCCATGCTAAATGAACTCCCAAAAGGAATTCGTTCAAGCATAGCATACAACTTATTCTTTCCAGTCATAAAACGAGCCTACCTCTTTCATGGAGTATCCAACAATTTCATTGCAGAACTG GTAATGGAAGTGCAAGCTGAGTATTTCCCACCAAAGGAAGACATAATATTGCAAAATGAAGGGGCAGCAGATATTTATGTAATAGTTTCAGGAGCAGTG AATTTGATAACAACTGTAAATGGAAATGAACAG GTGTATGGAAAAATCAAAGAGGGAGACATGTTTGGTGAGGTCGCTGCTCTGTGCGACTTACCCCAGCCGTTTACTTGCCGCACCACAACCCTTTCACAGCTCTTAAGAATAAGCAAGATTAGACTAACAGAGATCATTCAAGAACACAGGGAAGATATCAATATTCTAATGAACAATCTATTCCAG ATGCTGAAGCTGCAGGAAAATTTACCTGAACTGAATCAACTAGACCGAAGATTCATGCACAAGTATGAGCTATTCCATGTTCCTCGAGAAGCATGTTTGTTACATCAGCCATTCCTACAATACACAGAACACAAATGTGAAGACATTAGTAACAAGGTCCCAACTTTTGGTGTTGACAATGGTTCAACAAAATTAGTGGCAGAAACAATCCAATTGAGGAAGCCACAGCAAGAAAACATTCATGACCAATCAAACTGCAATTATGGGGAAGCAGATGTGATGGCAAGCAAAGAAGAGGATCATTGTGAGGTTCACAAAAGCTGTGAGACCAAAAAAGTAACTGAAGAGTTCTGCATTCAGATAAAATCTGAAGATAGCAATGCAGCAAGCAGTTGGCAAACAAGCAATGAAACGGTGAAGAAAAGAGTTACAATTCACGCATATCCTCATAATGCAACAGGTTATTTAGTACAGAATGGGAAGCTTATCAATCTGCCTGGTTCACTGGAGGAGCTTTTGGAAATTGGAA GTAAGAAGTTTCCAGGTTTCCACCCTACAAAACTTGTCAGTAGAGACTATGCTGAAATAGATGACATCAGTGTTATTCGAGATGGTGATCACCTATTCCTTTTTCAGATGTATAACCAAAATAGCATTAACCTAACCTAG
- the LOC120695798 gene encoding potassium channel KAT1-like isoform X2, whose product MTQAHSKSCFQQFWDGVQDKRSSDSFTIELLPSLGATINHSNKLQKFIISPYDPRYSLCGQQNTSSCGRPKENCNKGNDLAFKILNMLRLWRLHRVSSLFARLEKDIRVNYFWTRCSKLIAVTLFAVHCAGCFNYMIADRYPDPEETWIGAVMPTFRSESLWTRYVTALYWSITTLTTTGYGDLHAENPREMLFDICYMLFNLGLTAYLIGNMTNLVVHGTSRTQNFRDSIQAVSEFAARNQLPEKIKQQMLSHFCLQFKTEGLNQQAMLNELPKGIRSSIAYNLFFPVIKRAYLFHGVSNNFIAELVMEVQAEYFPPKEDIILQNEGAADIYVIVSGAVNLITTVNGNEQVYGKIKEGDMFGEVAALCDLPQPFTCRTTTLSQLLRISKIRLTEIIQEHREDINILMNNLFQMLKLQENLPELNQLDRRFMHKYELFHVPREACLLHQPFLQYTEHKCEDISNKVPTFGVDNGSTKLVAETIQLRKPQQENIHDQSNCNYGEADVMASKEEDHCEVHKSCETKKVTEEFCIQIKSEDSNAASSWQTSNETVKKRVTIHAYPHNATGYLVQNGKLINLPGSLEELLEIGSKKFPGFHPTKLVSRDYAEIDDISVIRDGDHLFLFQMYNQNSINLT is encoded by the exons ATGACTCAAGCTCATTCCAAGTCATGCTTCCAACAATTTTGGGATGGAGTTCAAGATAAGAGGAGCAGCGACAGCTTCACGATTGAGCTCCTGCCATCTCTTGGTGCAACAATAAATCACTCTAACAAGTTGCAGAAGTTCATCATATCTCCATATGATCCCCGCTATAG CTTATGTGGACAGCAAAACACATCTTCTTGTGGACGACCGAAAGAAAATTGCAATAAG GGAAATGACCTGGCTTTTAAGATACTCAACATGTTGAGGTTGTGGCGTCTTCACCGAGTCAGCTCGCTGTTTGCCAG GCTGGAGAAGGATATAAGAGTCAACTATTTCTGGACTAGGTGTTCAAAACTTATTGCT GTTACTCTGTTTGCGGTGCATTGCGCGGGATGCTTCAACTATATGATTGCTGACAGATATCCTGATCCAGAAGAAACATGGATAGGTGCTGTTATGCCTACTTTCAGATCGGAGAGCTTATGGACTAGATATGTCACTGCCCTTTACTGGTCGATCACAACACTGACAACAACAGGTTATGGGGACCTACATGCTGAGAACCCAAGGGAGATGCTGTTTGATATCTGTTATATGCTGTTTAATCTGGGGCTGACAGCTTATCTTATTGGTAATATGACCAACCTGGTTGTTCATGGGACCAGCCGCACACAGAATTTT AGGGACTCAATCCAAGCAGTTTCAGAATTTGCGGCACGAAATCAGTTGCCTGAGAAGATAAAGCAGCAAATGCTATCTCATTTCTGCCTACAGTTCAAGACAGAGGGGCTCAACCAGCAAGCCATGCTAAATGAACTCCCAAAAGGAATTCGTTCAAGCATAGCATACAACTTATTCTTTCCAGTCATAAAACGAGCCTACCTCTTTCATGGAGTATCCAACAATTTCATTGCAGAACTG GTAATGGAAGTGCAAGCTGAGTATTTCCCACCAAAGGAAGACATAATATTGCAAAATGAAGGGGCAGCAGATATTTATGTAATAGTTTCAGGAGCAGTG AATTTGATAACAACTGTAAATGGAAATGAACAG GTGTATGGAAAAATCAAAGAGGGAGACATGTTTGGTGAGGTCGCTGCTCTGTGCGACTTACCCCAGCCGTTTACTTGCCGCACCACAACCCTTTCACAGCTCTTAAGAATAAGCAAGATTAGACTAACAGAGATCATTCAAGAACACAGGGAAGATATCAATATTCTAATGAACAATCTATTCCAG ATGCTGAAGCTGCAGGAAAATTTACCTGAACTGAATCAACTAGACCGAAGATTCATGCACAAGTATGAGCTATTCCATGTTCCTCGAGAAGCATGTTTGTTACATCAGCCATTCCTACAATACACAGAACACAAATGTGAAGACATTAGTAACAAGGTCCCAACTTTTGGTGTTGACAATGGTTCAACAAAATTAGTGGCAGAAACAATCCAATTGAGGAAGCCACAGCAAGAAAACATTCATGACCAATCAAACTGCAATTATGGGGAAGCAGATGTGATGGCAAGCAAAGAAGAGGATCATTGTGAGGTTCACAAAAGCTGTGAGACCAAAAAAGTAACTGAAGAGTTCTGCATTCAGATAAAATCTGAAGATAGCAATGCAGCAAGCAGTTGGCAAACAAGCAATGAAACGGTGAAGAAAAGAGTTACAATTCACGCATATCCTCATAATGCAACAGGTTATTTAGTACAGAATGGGAAGCTTATCAATCTGCCTGGTTCACTGGAGGAGCTTTTGGAAATTGGAA GTAAGAAGTTTCCAGGTTTCCACCCTACAAAACTTGTCAGTAGAGACTATGCTGAAATAGATGACATCAGTGTTATTCGAGATGGTGATCACCTATTCCTTTTTCAGATGTATAACCAAAATAGCATTAACCTAACCTAG
- the LOC120695798 gene encoding potassium channel KAT1-like isoform X3 — MIPAIAYVDSKTHLLVDDRKKIAIRYLSTWFIFDVCSTAPFQPISLLFSHKGNDLAFKILNMLRLWRLHRVSSLFARLEKDIRVNYFWTRCSKLIAVTLFAVHCAGCFNYMIADRYPDPEETWIGAVMPTFRSESLWTRYVTALYWSITTLTTTGYGDLHAENPREMLFDICYMLFNLGLTAYLIGNMTNLVVHGTSRTQNFRDSIQAVSEFAARNQLPEKIKQQMLSHFCLQFKTEGLNQQAMLNELPKGIRSSIAYNLFFPVIKRAYLFHGVSNNFIAELVMEVQAEYFPPKEDIILQNEGAADIYVIVSGAVNLITTVNGNEQVYGKIKEGDMFGEVAALCDLPQPFTCRTTTLSQLLRISKIRLTEIIQEHREDINILMNNLFQMLKLQENLPELNQLDRRFMHKYELFHVPREACLLHQPFLQYTEHKCEDISNKVPTFGVDNGSTKLVAETIQLRKPQQENIHDQSNCNYGEADVMASKEEDHCEVHKSCETKKVTEEFCIQIKSEDSNAASSWQTSNETVKKRVTIHAYPHNATGYLVQNGKLINLPGSLEELLEIGSKKFPGFHPTKLVSRDYAEIDDISVIRDGDHLFLFQMYNQNSINLT, encoded by the exons ATGATCCCCGCTATAG CTTATGTGGACAGCAAAACACATCTTCTTGTGGACGACCGAAAGAAAATTGCAATAAG GTACCTATCAACCTGGTTCATCTTTGATGTATGTTCCACAGCTCCATTCCAACCAATCAGCCTTCTGTTTTCACACAAGGGAAATGACCTGGCTTTTAAGATACTCAACATGTTGAGGTTGTGGCGTCTTCACCGAGTCAGCTCGCTGTTTGCCAG GCTGGAGAAGGATATAAGAGTCAACTATTTCTGGACTAGGTGTTCAAAACTTATTGCT GTTACTCTGTTTGCGGTGCATTGCGCGGGATGCTTCAACTATATGATTGCTGACAGATATCCTGATCCAGAAGAAACATGGATAGGTGCTGTTATGCCTACTTTCAGATCGGAGAGCTTATGGACTAGATATGTCACTGCCCTTTACTGGTCGATCACAACACTGACAACAACAGGTTATGGGGACCTACATGCTGAGAACCCAAGGGAGATGCTGTTTGATATCTGTTATATGCTGTTTAATCTGGGGCTGACAGCTTATCTTATTGGTAATATGACCAACCTGGTTGTTCATGGGACCAGCCGCACACAGAATTTT AGGGACTCAATCCAAGCAGTTTCAGAATTTGCGGCACGAAATCAGTTGCCTGAGAAGATAAAGCAGCAAATGCTATCTCATTTCTGCCTACAGTTCAAGACAGAGGGGCTCAACCAGCAAGCCATGCTAAATGAACTCCCAAAAGGAATTCGTTCAAGCATAGCATACAACTTATTCTTTCCAGTCATAAAACGAGCCTACCTCTTTCATGGAGTATCCAACAATTTCATTGCAGAACTG GTAATGGAAGTGCAAGCTGAGTATTTCCCACCAAAGGAAGACATAATATTGCAAAATGAAGGGGCAGCAGATATTTATGTAATAGTTTCAGGAGCAGTG AATTTGATAACAACTGTAAATGGAAATGAACAG GTGTATGGAAAAATCAAAGAGGGAGACATGTTTGGTGAGGTCGCTGCTCTGTGCGACTTACCCCAGCCGTTTACTTGCCGCACCACAACCCTTTCACAGCTCTTAAGAATAAGCAAGATTAGACTAACAGAGATCATTCAAGAACACAGGGAAGATATCAATATTCTAATGAACAATCTATTCCAG ATGCTGAAGCTGCAGGAAAATTTACCTGAACTGAATCAACTAGACCGAAGATTCATGCACAAGTATGAGCTATTCCATGTTCCTCGAGAAGCATGTTTGTTACATCAGCCATTCCTACAATACACAGAACACAAATGTGAAGACATTAGTAACAAGGTCCCAACTTTTGGTGTTGACAATGGTTCAACAAAATTAGTGGCAGAAACAATCCAATTGAGGAAGCCACAGCAAGAAAACATTCATGACCAATCAAACTGCAATTATGGGGAAGCAGATGTGATGGCAAGCAAAGAAGAGGATCATTGTGAGGTTCACAAAAGCTGTGAGACCAAAAAAGTAACTGAAGAGTTCTGCATTCAGATAAAATCTGAAGATAGCAATGCAGCAAGCAGTTGGCAAACAAGCAATGAAACGGTGAAGAAAAGAGTTACAATTCACGCATATCCTCATAATGCAACAGGTTATTTAGTACAGAATGGGAAGCTTATCAATCTGCCTGGTTCACTGGAGGAGCTTTTGGAAATTGGAA GTAAGAAGTTTCCAGGTTTCCACCCTACAAAACTTGTCAGTAGAGACTATGCTGAAATAGATGACATCAGTGTTATTCGAGATGGTGATCACCTATTCCTTTTTCAGATGTATAACCAAAATAGCATTAACCTAACCTAG